From Thermoanaerobacter uzonensis DSM 18761, a single genomic window includes:
- a CDS encoding YhcN/YlaJ family sporulation lipoprotein: MKKIKSIITIMLIGIMIMVSMAGCKTATKKPAPARYTPTPTRTTPAPSKTAPGYTTPAPRTPTMPAPTPVRKPTTESVRASKIASNVAKIPEVNKATVVVSGSTALVGVDMKARVQGTHETDVKKKIEKTVKNTDKSITRVYVTSDPDLYKRIDNIARGISAGRPVSEFAKQISEIIKRITPGM; this comes from the coding sequence TTGAAAAAAATAAAAAGTATAATTACAATAATGCTTATTGGGATAATGATAATGGTTTCAATGGCAGGATGCAAAACTGCGACTAAAAAGCCTGCTCCTGCTCGTTATACACCGACGCCTACAAGGACTACTCCTGCGCCTTCTAAGACAGCACCAGGTTATACAACGCCTGCACCTAGGACACCAACAATGCCAGCTCCAACTCCTGTAAGAAAACCGACAACAGAAAGTGTAAGAGCAAGCAAAATAGCTTCAAATGTTGCTAAAATACCAGAAGTAAACAAGGCTACAGTAGTAGTATCTGGAAGTACAGCCCTTGTAGGTGTGGATATGAAAGCAAGAGTACAGGGAACGCATGAAACTGATGTAAAAAAGAAAATAGAAAAAACTGTAAAAAATACTGATAAATCTATAACAAGGGTCTATGTAACTTCGGATCCAGATTTGTACAAAAGAATAGATAACATTGCCAGAGGAATCTCTGCGGGAAGACCAGTTTCTGAATTTGCGAAACAAATTTCAGAAATTATAAAACGCATTACACCTGGTATGTAA
- a CDS encoding cysteine desulfurase family protein codes for MEVYLDNSATTRVRKEVIEKMVEVLEKEYGNPSSLHLKGYQAEKLMKEARENVAKLINGDTEGIVFTSGGTESNNLALIGVAESLRKKGNHIISSTIEHPSVLNVLKYLEENGFEVTYLDVDKTGKVDIENLKRTITDKTILVSIMAVNNEIGTIEPIQEIGEVAKERDIIFHVDAIQAVGKINVDVKKQNLDMVSLSSHKIHGPKGVGALYIDKSVKIRPIIFGGGQEKNLRSGTENMPGIAGFGVASKLAQGNFHENASKLMTLKKRLYEGIFSEIKDVHLNGPKIEEGAPHILNISFAGIRGEVLLHALEEKGIYVSTGSACSSKKKGQSHVLKAIGLKEDLIESAIRFSFGIFNTEEEIDYTISVLKEKVNFLRKYKRR; via the coding sequence ATGGAAGTATACCTTGACAACAGTGCTACTACACGAGTTAGGAAAGAAGTTATAGAAAAAATGGTAGAGGTTTTAGAAAAGGAATATGGAAATCCTTCTTCGTTACATTTAAAAGGGTATCAGGCTGAAAAATTGATGAAGGAAGCAAGAGAAAATGTTGCTAAACTTATTAACGGAGATACTGAGGGGATTGTTTTTACTTCTGGCGGTACGGAATCAAACAATCTCGCTTTAATTGGAGTTGCTGAAAGTTTAAGAAAAAAAGGCAATCACATAATATCTTCCACTATTGAACACCCCTCTGTACTTAATGTTTTAAAATATTTAGAGGAAAATGGCTTTGAAGTGACCTATTTAGATGTGGATAAAACAGGAAAAGTAGATATAGAAAATTTAAAGAGGACTATAACTGACAAAACGATTCTTGTTTCAATTATGGCTGTTAACAATGAAATAGGTACGATTGAGCCAATACAGGAAATAGGGGAAGTAGCAAAGGAAAGAGATATAATTTTTCATGTGGATGCTATACAGGCAGTGGGAAAAATAAATGTAGATGTAAAAAAGCAAAATTTAGATATGGTTTCTTTAAGTAGTCACAAGATACACGGACCTAAGGGCGTAGGAGCCTTATATATTGATAAATCAGTCAAAATTAGGCCAATAATTTTTGGAGGAGGACAGGAAAAAAATTTAAGGTCCGGAACGGAGAATATGCCTGGAATTGCGGGGTTTGGTGTAGCCAGCAAACTTGCACAAGGAAATTTTCATGAAAACGCAAGTAAGTTGATGACCTTAAAAAAGCGCCTTTATGAAGGAATATTTTCGGAAATAAAAGATGTCCATTTAAATGGACCAAAGATTGAAGAGGGAGCTCCTCATATACTTAATATTTCTTTTGCTGGAATTAGAGGAGAGGTGCTTTTGCACGCTCTTGAAGAAAAGGGTATATATGTTTCTACAGGTTCAGCTTGTTCTTCTAAAAAGAAAGGACAAAGTCATGTTTTAAAAGCGATAGGTCTTAAAGAGGACCTTATTGAAAGCGCTATAAGATTTTCTTTTGGAATTTTTAATACCGAAGAAGAAATTGACTATACTATATCAGTGTTAAAAGAAAAAGTGAATTTTTTGAGAAAATACAAACGGAGGTAA
- the rsmH gene encoding 16S rRNA (cytosine(1402)-N(4))-methyltransferase RsmH, translating to MEYSHKSVLLKETIEYLNIKPEGIYVDGTLGGGGHSEEILKRLTTGKLIAIDRDLDAIKASKERLKNYENVKYINDNFKNIKEILKSLNIDKVDGILLDLGVSSYQLEEIERGFSYMKDAPLDMRMDKNSPFSAYDVVNKYSQQELEKVIREYGEEKWASRIAKFIVKEREKGEIKTTFQLVEIIKNAIPASARREGPHPAKRTFQAIRIEVNQELKGLDKTIEDMVEVLRGKGRIAIITFHSLEDRIVKNTFKKLENPCTCPPNMPCTCGKKPVVRIITKKPVLPSKEEIETNSRSRSAKLRVAEKL from the coding sequence ATGGAATATAGCCATAAAAGTGTTTTGCTTAAGGAGACAATTGAATATTTAAATATAAAACCAGAGGGAATATATGTAGATGGTACTTTAGGTGGTGGAGGTCATTCTGAAGAAATATTAAAAAGGCTTACCACAGGAAAATTAATTGCGATAGATAGAGATTTGGATGCGATAAAAGCTAGCAAAGAAAGGCTTAAAAACTATGAAAATGTAAAGTACATAAATGATAATTTTAAAAATATAAAAGAAATACTTAAAAGTTTAAATATTGACAAAGTTGATGGCATACTTTTGGATCTGGGGGTATCTTCTTATCAATTAGAAGAAATTGAACGAGGTTTTTCTTATATGAAAGATGCTCCACTGGATATGAGAATGGACAAAAATTCACCTTTTTCTGCCTATGACGTGGTGAACAAGTATTCACAGCAAGAATTAGAAAAAGTTATAAGAGAATATGGTGAAGAGAAATGGGCATCACGTATTGCTAAATTTATTGTAAAAGAAAGAGAAAAAGGAGAAATAAAAACTACTTTCCAGTTGGTAGAGATTATAAAAAATGCTATTCCTGCCTCTGCCAGGAGGGAAGGACCACATCCAGCCAAAAGAACATTTCAAGCCATACGGATAGAAGTCAATCAAGAACTTAAAGGTTTAGATAAGACGATTGAGGATATGGTAGAGGTATTACGGGGGAAAGGGCGCATTGCGATAATTACATTTCACTCTTTGGAAGATAGAATTGTGAAAAATACTTTTAAAAAATTAGAAAATCCCTGCACTTGTCCACCTAATATGCCATGTACTTGTGGCAAAAAACCGGTAGTGAGAATTATAACAAAAAAACCGGTATTACCTTCCAAAGAGGAAATAGAAACAAATTCCAGGTCCCGCAGTGCAAAACTTAGGGTTGCAGAAAAACTGTAA
- the thiI gene encoding tRNA uracil 4-sulfurtransferase ThiI yields the protein MQDILLIKYGELALKGDNRSFFENKLIKNIKHALSDFKEVNVEKTHGRIYVECDGDIEEVIERLKKVFGIVGITKAKRTDLKLEDIYQAAIELMKEHSGKTFKVETKRPNKSFPYNSMEISRKVGAAVLKNVKNLKVDVHNPDVLLNVEIREMGFVYAGVIEGIGGLPLGTNGKATVLLSGGIDSPVASWMMMKRGVEIEAVYFHSPPYTSERAKDKVIDLCKVLSQYGQKIKLHIVHFTELQLEIYEKCPPRFTTIIMRRMMMKIAEKIAQKNGSMALITGESLGQVASQTIESLYVTNASVSMPIFRPLIGMDKTEIIDLAQKIGTFEISIRPYEDCCTIFVPKHPATKPKLDKVIEVEQKMEYQKYIDEFEEEVIEV from the coding sequence ATGCAAGACATATTATTGATTAAATATGGAGAATTAGCTTTAAAAGGAGATAATAGGTCTTTTTTTGAAAATAAACTTATAAAAAATATAAAACATGCTCTTTCTGACTTTAAGGAAGTTAATGTTGAAAAAACTCATGGCAGAATTTATGTAGAATGTGATGGAGATATTGAAGAGGTAATAGAAAGATTAAAAAAAGTCTTTGGTATTGTAGGAATAACGAAAGCAAAAAGAACTGATTTAAAATTGGAGGATATATATCAAGCTGCGATAGAATTAATGAAAGAGCACTCAGGAAAAACTTTTAAAGTAGAAACTAAAAGACCTAATAAATCTTTTCCTTATAACAGCATGGAGATTAGTCGTAAAGTAGGAGCAGCTGTATTAAAAAATGTGAAAAACTTAAAAGTAGATGTCCATAATCCTGATGTGCTTTTAAATGTAGAGATAAGAGAAATGGGATTTGTGTACGCAGGAGTGATTGAAGGAATAGGAGGGCTCCCTCTTGGGACGAATGGCAAAGCCACTGTACTTTTGTCGGGAGGAATTGATAGCCCTGTAGCTTCTTGGATGATGATGAAAAGAGGAGTAGAGATAGAAGCGGTTTATTTTCACAGTCCTCCTTATACCTCTGAAAGAGCTAAAGACAAGGTTATAGATTTGTGCAAAGTCCTTTCTCAGTATGGACAAAAGATAAAATTACATATAGTGCATTTTACTGAGTTGCAATTAGAAATTTATGAGAAATGTCCACCAAGATTTACTACTATAATTATGAGAAGGATGATGATGAAGATAGCAGAAAAAATTGCTCAAAAGAATGGTTCTATGGCTCTAATTACTGGTGAAAGTTTAGGACAAGTTGCGAGTCAAACGATTGAAAGTTTATATGTAACCAATGCTTCTGTCTCTATGCCAATATTTAGGCCTCTCATTGGGATGGATAAGACAGAGATTATAGATTTAGCTCAAAAGATTGGTACTTTTGAGATCTCTATAAGACCCTATGAAGATTGTTGCACTATTTTTGTGCCAAAACATCCTGCTACAAAACCTAAGTTAGACAAAGTAATTGAAGTAGAACAAAAAATGGAATATCAAAAATACATTGATGAATTTGAAGAAGAGGTTATAGAAGTTTAA
- the ychF gene encoding redox-regulated ATPase YchF yields MEIGIVGLPNVGKSTLFNAITKAGAECANYPFCTIEPNVGIVAVPDERLDFLAKIENPQKVIPATIKFVDIAGLVKGASKGEGLGNKFLSHIREVDAILNVVRCFEDSNIVHVEGSIDPIRDVEIITLELILADMEVIERRLQKTSKLARNDKKAAFELEILEKIKKGLDEGKPVRALQFTEEEKSFVSQLMLLTYKPVMYVANISEEDLISEEDNQYVKQLKEYAEKENSQVLVISAKIEEELASLSDEERNELLREYGLAEPGLNNIIRHGYSLLGLITFFTAGPKEVHAWTIKKGTKAPQAAGKIHSDFEKGFIRAEVISYEDLVKAGSQAAAREMGLMRLEGKDYVMQDGDIVVFRFNV; encoded by the coding sequence ATGGAAATAGGAATTGTTGGACTACCTAACGTCGGTAAAAGTACTTTGTTTAACGCAATTACAAAAGCGGGTGCAGAATGTGCAAACTATCCTTTTTGCACTATTGAACCAAATGTCGGAATTGTAGCTGTACCAGATGAAAGGCTGGATTTTCTAGCAAAAATTGAAAATCCACAAAAAGTTATACCCGCAACTATAAAATTTGTTGACATAGCAGGCCTTGTAAAAGGAGCGAGCAAAGGTGAGGGTTTAGGAAATAAATTTCTTTCTCATATTAGGGAAGTTGACGCTATATTAAACGTAGTAAGATGTTTTGAAGATAGCAATATTGTCCATGTAGAAGGAAGTATCGATCCTATAAGAGATGTTGAAATAATAACTTTAGAGCTTATACTTGCTGACATGGAAGTTATTGAAAGGCGTCTTCAAAAAACATCAAAACTTGCGCGAAATGATAAAAAAGCAGCCTTCGAATTGGAAATACTTGAAAAAATAAAAAAAGGATTAGATGAAGGGAAACCTGTAAGGGCTCTTCAATTTACTGAAGAAGAAAAAAGTTTTGTAAGTCAACTTATGTTGCTTACCTATAAACCTGTCATGTATGTAGCAAACATTTCAGAAGAAGATTTAATTTCAGAAGAAGACAATCAATATGTTAAGCAGCTAAAAGAATATGCTGAAAAAGAAAATTCTCAAGTTTTGGTTATAAGTGCAAAAATTGAAGAAGAATTAGCTTCTTTAAGTGATGAAGAAAGAAATGAACTTTTGAGAGAGTACGGCCTTGCCGAACCTGGCCTTAACAACATAATAAGGCATGGTTACTCTCTCCTTGGACTTATAACCTTTTTCACCGCTGGACCAAAAGAAGTCCACGCTTGGACAATAAAAAAAGGCACAAAAGCACCTCAAGCAGCAGGAAAAATTCATTCAGATTTTGAAAAAGGATTTATAAGGGCAGAAGTGATCTCTTATGAAGATTTAGTAAAAGCTGGTTCACAGGCAGCAGCAAGAGAAATGGGACTTATGAGACTGGAAGGAAAAGATTATGTGATGCAGGATGGGGATATAGTAGTCTTCAGATTTAACGTATAA
- a CDS encoding metal-sensitive transcriptional regulator, translating into MGDNLRNDILMRLKTIKGHIAGIEKMVEESKSCEEILLQIAAVKASLEKVGMSIIQEHAKECILANEDGKATYEEVQRIINLLIKFAK; encoded by the coding sequence GTGGGCGATAATTTGAGAAATGATATTTTAATGAGATTAAAGACGATAAAAGGGCACATAGCAGGGATAGAAAAAATGGTAGAAGAGTCAAAAAGTTGTGAGGAAATTTTATTGCAGATAGCAGCTGTAAAAGCTTCTTTAGAAAAAGTGGGTATGTCTATAATACAAGAGCATGCTAAGGAGTGTATATTAGCAAATGAGGATGGAAAGGCTACCTATGAAGAAGTACAGCGAATTATTAATTTGTTAATCAAGTTTGCAAAATAG
- the yfmF gene encoding EF-P 5-aminopentanol modification-associated protein YfmF: MELIRKQVNNGIDLHIDTTDKFKTVTINLYIHNQLGEEATKYALFPAVLKRGTSNIKTYKEIVKFLENLYGTTMAVSVYKKGERHLQQYRLELPQEEYIKENILEEGVKFLKELVFNPLTEGNAFNKDYVLQEKEIHKNLIDSRINDKTKYAVDRCYEEMCKGEPFAIFELGKSEDLEVIDETNLYHYYQNCINTLPMDIYVVGSVDPKYVEEVFRKYFSFQRGQILNIPSPNVYKEVKEVKYVTENLEVTQGKLTLGFRTNIPSNSEEYFPLLVYSGVLGGGPFSKLFMNVRERASLAYYAYSRLERFKGLMVVSCGIEIENYNKALDIILKQLKEIEEGNISDYELDSTIKALKTSLNAMKDNATSKSDYYLSQKIAGGDLNIEEFIKKVEKVTKEDVVEVAKKVKLDTVYFMTGKKEE; the protein is encoded by the coding sequence ATGGAATTAATTAGGAAACAAGTAAACAATGGAATAGATTTGCACATAGATACTACAGACAAATTTAAAACAGTGACAATTAATCTTTATATCCACAACCAATTAGGAGAAGAGGCTACAAAATATGCTTTGTTTCCTGCTGTTTTAAAAAGGGGTACTTCTAATATTAAAACCTACAAAGAAATTGTGAAGTTTTTAGAAAACTTATATGGTACTACCATGGCTGTTTCTGTGTATAAAAAAGGAGAAAGGCACCTTCAACAATATAGATTGGAATTACCTCAAGAAGAGTACATAAAAGAGAATATTTTAGAAGAGGGAGTAAAATTTTTAAAAGAGTTAGTTTTCAACCCTCTTACAGAAGGAAATGCTTTTAATAAAGATTATGTACTTCAAGAAAAAGAGATTCACAAAAATTTAATAGATTCAAGAATAAACGATAAAACCAAATATGCGGTAGACCGTTGTTATGAAGAGATGTGTAAAGGGGAGCCTTTTGCTATATTCGAATTAGGCAAGAGTGAGGATTTAGAGGTTATTGATGAAACAAATCTTTACCATTATTATCAAAATTGTATTAATACTTTACCGATGGATATATATGTAGTGGGAAGCGTGGACCCTAAATATGTAGAGGAGGTTTTTAGAAAATATTTTTCTTTTCAAAGAGGACAAATATTAAATATTCCTTCTCCAAATGTATATAAAGAAGTAAAGGAAGTAAAATATGTGACGGAAAATTTAGAAGTAACACAAGGAAAGCTTACTCTTGGATTTAGAACTAATATACCGTCTAACAGCGAGGAATATTTTCCTCTTTTGGTATACAGTGGCGTGTTAGGAGGGGGACCCTTTTCTAAACTTTTTATGAATGTAAGGGAAAGAGCAAGCCTTGCTTATTATGCTTATTCAAGGCTTGAGAGATTTAAAGGTTTAATGGTGGTAAGTTGCGGCATAGAGATAGAAAATTACAACAAAGCTCTTGATATAATACTCAAACAGTTAAAAGAAATTGAAGAAGGCAATATCTCAGATTATGAATTAGATTCCACAATAAAAGCTTTAAAGACCTCTTTAAATGCAATGAAAGACAATGCTACTTCTAAATCTGACTACTATTTATCACAAAAAATTGCAGGAGGAGATTTAAATATAGAAGAATTTATTAAAAAAGTAGAGAAAGTGACAAAAGAGGACGTAGTGGAAGTTGCTAAAAAGGTTAAATTAGATACGGTGTATTTTATGACCGGCAAAAAGGAGGAATAA
- the mraZ gene encoding division/cell wall cluster transcriptional repressor MraZ, which produces MLMGQYEHTIDAKGRVIIPAKFREELGERFVLTKGLDNCLFVYSLEEWKNIEAKLKTLPLTKKDARAFTRFFLAGAVECEIDKQGRILIPANLREHAKIEKDVIFIGVSTRVEIWSKEVWEEYSNNTDVSFEEIAEHLDDLNI; this is translated from the coding sequence ATGTTGATGGGCCAATACGAACACACAATTGATGCAAAGGGAAGAGTCATAATTCCCGCAAAATTCAGAGAAGAACTAGGGGAAAGGTTTGTATTGACTAAAGGTTTGGACAATTGTTTATTTGTATATTCCTTGGAGGAGTGGAAAAATATTGAGGCCAAACTTAAAACTTTGCCACTTACCAAAAAAGACGCAAGAGCATTTACGAGATTTTTCTTAGCTGGAGCTGTGGAATGTGAAATTGATAAACAGGGAAGAATACTTATACCTGCTAATTTAAGAGAGCATGCCAAAATAGAAAAAGATGTTATATTTATTGGAGTTTCTACAAGGGTTGAGATTTGGAGTAAAGAGGTTTGGGAAGAGTATTCTAATAATACAGATGTTTCTTTTGAAGAGATTGCTGAGCATCTTGACGACTTAAATATATAG
- the yfmH gene encoding EF-P 5-aminopentanol modification-associated protein YfmH — protein MQQLYNERINEKMLLQELDNGLKVYIMPKRGYTKQFAIFATHFGSNDSKFIAPGDTDITEVPDGVAHFLEHKMFEEEEGSIFEQFSKLGASANAYTNFTTTAYLFACTENFYENLKLLIKFVQNPYFTDENVEKEKGIIAQEIRMYQDDPNWRVYFNALEALYHVHPVRKDIAGTIESISQINKEILYKCYYTFYHPENMVFFAVGDIDIDKTLDVIKENVRQDKKQGEIERIYPKEPSSVYKKEVVQDMQVSIPLFNLGFKDTDVGFGGKKLLKKNLEIQIGLEMVLGRSSDLYERLYNEGLIDSTFSFDYGGEIDYGYSIIGGQSKDPFKVRDIILNAINNLQFLKEEDFERIKKKYIGKFLRTFNSVDSIAYSFINFYMKEINLLDYLDVLYSISFEDVRGRFQNHLREENSVLSIVNPLKK, from the coding sequence ATGCAGCAGTTGTACAATGAGAGAATAAATGAAAAAATGCTTTTACAAGAATTGGATAATGGCCTAAAAGTGTATATAATGCCGAAAAGAGGTTATACAAAACAGTTTGCAATATTTGCTACCCATTTTGGTTCTAATGACAGTAAATTTATCGCTCCAGGGGATACTGATATAACTGAGGTACCTGATGGAGTTGCACATTTTTTGGAACACAAAATGTTCGAAGAGGAAGAAGGTAGTATTTTTGAGCAGTTTTCAAAATTAGGGGCTTCAGCTAACGCTTATACTAATTTTACTACAACTGCTTATTTATTTGCGTGTACTGAAAACTTCTATGAAAATCTGAAACTTTTGATAAAGTTTGTACAAAATCCTTATTTTACAGATGAAAATGTGGAAAAAGAAAAGGGAATAATAGCTCAAGAAATAAGGATGTATCAAGATGACCCCAATTGGAGAGTTTATTTTAACGCATTAGAGGCCCTTTATCATGTACATCCAGTCAGAAAGGACATAGCTGGCACGATTGAATCAATTTCTCAAATAAATAAAGAAATTTTATATAAGTGTTATTACACATTTTATCATCCTGAAAATATGGTATTTTTTGCGGTAGGAGACATTGATATAGATAAAACTCTTGACGTTATAAAAGAAAATGTGAGACAGGATAAAAAACAGGGAGAAATAGAAAGGATATATCCTAAAGAGCCTTCAAGCGTTTATAAAAAAGAAGTGGTACAAGATATGCAAGTATCCATTCCTCTTTTTAATCTAGGTTTTAAAGATACAGATGTGGGTTTTGGGGGAAAGAAATTATTAAAGAAAAATTTAGAGATACAAATAGGGCTGGAAATGGTATTAGGCAGAAGCTCTGACTTGTATGAAAGGCTTTACAATGAAGGCCTTATTGACAGCACTTTTAGCTTTGATTACGGCGGAGAGATAGATTACGGTTATTCTATAATAGGAGGTCAATCTAAAGATCCTTTTAAAGTGAGAGATATCATTTTAAATGCAATAAATAATCTACAATTTTTAAAGGAAGAAGATTTTGAGAGAATAAAGAAAAAGTATATAGGAAAATTTTTAAGAACCTTTAATTCAGTCGATAGTATAGCTTACAGTTTTATAAACTTTTATATGAAAGAAATAAATTTACTGGATTATTTAGATGTGCTTTATAGTATAAGCTTTGAAGATGTTAGGGGAAGATTTCAAAATCATCTGAGAGAAGAGAATAGCGTACTTTCTATTGTGAATCCTCTTAAAAAATAA
- the ftsL gene encoding cell division protein FtsL, with translation MIVAQREYNYEYPPYTSEKKEQVRKTKKNKKLKNLLLVVFISSLSILILYRYTVIYQRSIALDKMEKRVQYTENLNQQLKAQIASLTNPARIEEIAKEKLGMQLPEENQIVYVKVGEKPKVAEEKKSEEKSQDKSHFFMRILGVLNR, from the coding sequence TTGATAGTAGCACAAAGAGAATATAATTACGAGTATCCCCCATATACCTCAGAAAAGAAAGAGCAAGTAAGGAAAACTAAAAAAAACAAGAAGTTAAAGAATTTACTTTTGGTAGTTTTTATAAGTTCTCTAAGCATTTTGATACTTTACAGGTATACTGTAATTTATCAAAGGTCAATTGCTTTAGACAAAATGGAAAAGCGAGTACAATATACAGAAAATTTAAATCAACAATTAAAAGCCCAAATTGCTTCTTTAACCAATCCTGCTCGAATTGAAGAGATTGCAAAAGAAAAATTAGGAATGCAATTGCCAGAAGAAAATCAGATAGTTTACGTAAAAGTAGGAGAAAAACCTAAAGTAGCTGAAGAGAAAAAAAGTGAAGAAAAATCACAAGATAAAAGTCACTTTTTTATGAGGATATTGGGGGTGTTGAATAGATAG
- a CDS encoding ferritin family protein codes for MLTVPEFGTPFSGLTEKRKVTHEELVRAIRFMVAAEYEAIQLYTQLAEATDNELAKAVLMDIADEEKVHAGEFLRLLKELAPDEEKFYEEGAKEVEEMIGKIK; via the coding sequence ATGTTAACTGTGCCTGAGTTTGGAACTCCTTTTTCAGGACTCACTGAAAAAAGAAAAGTAACCCATGAAGAGTTGGTACGGGCTATACGCTTTATGGTGGCGGCAGAGTATGAGGCAATTCAACTTTATACTCAGTTGGCAGAAGCTACTGATAATGAATTAGCAAAAGCAGTTTTAATGGACATAGCAGATGAGGAAAAAGTGCATGCGGGAGAGTTTTTGAGGCTTTTGAAAGAATTAGCTCCTGATGAGGAGAAATTTTACGAAGAAGGGGCAAAAGAAGTAGAAGAAATGATTGGAAAGATTAAATAA